The Clostridiaceae bacterium genome window below encodes:
- the clpP gene encoding ATP-dependent Clp endopeptidase proteolytic subunit ClpP — MSLVPIVVEQTNRGERSYDIYSRLLKDRIIVLSDEINDVTASLVVAQMLFLEAEDPEKDIQLYINSPGGSITAGFAIYDTMQYVKPDVSTICVGMAASMGAFLLAAGAKGKRFALPNSEVMIHQPLGGVRGQATDIKIHTEWLIRIKDKLNKILSENTGQPLERIARDVERDFFMTAEEAKRYGIVDEVMTRRR; from the coding sequence ATGAGTCTTGTGCCAATAGTTGTTGAACAGACTAATCGTGGTGAACGTTCTTATGACATTTACTCAAGATTACTCAAGGATAGAATAATAGTTCTAAGCGATGAAATAAATGATGTTACAGCAAGTTTAGTGGTTGCTCAAATGTTATTCTTAGAAGCTGAAGATCCTGAAAAGGATATCCAGCTATATATTAATAGCCCAGGTGGTTCAATTACAGCAGGTTTTGCTATATATGACACTATGCAGTATGTAAAGCCTGATGTTTCAACTATATGTGTTGGTATGGCTGCAAGTATGGGAGCTTTCTTACTTGCTGCAGGGGCGAAAGGAAAAAGATTTGCCCTCCCTAACAGTGAAGTAATGATACATCAGCCATTAGGAGGAGTCAGAGGTCAGGCTACAGATATAAAAATTCATACTGAATGGCTGATTAGAATAAAGGATAAACTGAACAAGATCTTAAGCGAGAATACAGGCCAACCACTGGAGAGAATAGCAAGGGATGTTGAAAGAGATTTCTTTATGACTGCAGAAGAAGCAAAAAGATATGGTATTGTTGATGAGGTAATGACAAGAAGAAGATAG
- a CDS encoding trigger factor, with the protein MNVKVEDLEKNVKQLEIEVDEETFNDGMQKSYIKNAKKFNVPGFRRGKAPRAIVERYYGEEVLYEDAINIVCPKAYEQAIKDYDIHPVDRPEIDIKQIGKGKSLIFTAKVVVKPEVELGIYKGVEVEKPEVVVTDEDVEKELNMVAEKNARIITVDDRGIEKGDIAVIYFEGFIDGKAFEGGKGTDFNLTIGSGQFIPGFEDQLIGAKTGDEVDVNVSFPEDYGHKELAGKPALFKVKIKEVKVKELPEIDDEFAKDISEFDTLAEYKEDLRKKLIEAANHRAEHEIRDKVVSKVVDNATVDIPQVMLDKHIDYLIYDFSLRLRYQGLDLGKYLEIMGLDEKSFRDQFLKRAEKEVKTQLVLEKIEKTEEINVSEEEVEEEIKQLSENYKQSVEDFKKHLSPDDIEYIKSELITRKTIDLLVSSAKLI; encoded by the coding sequence ATGAACGTTAAAGTTGAAGATCTTGAAAAGAATGTGAAACAATTAGAAATAGAAGTGGATGAAGAAACATTTAATGACGGGATGCAAAAATCTTACATTAAAAATGCCAAAAAATTTAATGTTCCTGGATTTAGAAGAGGAAAAGCACCAAGAGCTATTGTTGAAAGATATTATGGGGAAGAAGTTTTGTATGAAGATGCTATTAATATAGTTTGCCCTAAAGCATATGAACAGGCAATAAAGGATTATGATATACATCCTGTGGACAGGCCTGAAATTGATATAAAGCAGATTGGAAAAGGAAAGAGCCTTATATTTACTGCCAAAGTAGTTGTGAAACCGGAAGTGGAACTTGGCATTTATAAAGGGGTAGAAGTTGAAAAACCAGAAGTTGTAGTAACTGATGAGGATGTAGAAAAAGAACTTAATATGGTTGCTGAAAAAAATGCCAGAATAATAACTGTTGATGACAGGGGAATTGAAAAGGGCGATATTGCAGTAATTTATTTTGAAGGTTTTATTGACGGCAAAGCTTTTGAAGGAGGAAAAGGAACAGATTTCAACCTTACTATCGGTTCAGGCCAATTTATACCCGGTTTTGAGGACCAGCTTATCGGTGCCAAAACAGGTGATGAAGTTGATGTTAATGTTTCATTCCCTGAGGATTATGGACATAAAGAACTGGCTGGAAAACCAGCTCTATTTAAAGTAAAGATAAAAGAGGTAAAAGTGAAGGAATTACCTGAAATAGATGATGAATTTGCAAAGGATATAAGTGAGTTTGATACTCTTGCTGAATACAAAGAGGATTTGAGAAAGAAGCTTATTGAAGCAGCAAATCATAGAGCAGAACATGAGATTAGAGATAAAGTTGTTTCTAAGGTTGTTGACAATGCCACAGTAGATATACCACAGGTTATGCTTGATAAGCATATTGACTACCTTATTTATGATTTTTCTCTCAGGTTGCGCTATCAGGGACTTGATTTAGGGAAATACCTGGAAATAATGGGCCTTGACGAGAAAAGCTTCAGGGATCAGTTCCTTAAAAGAGCAGAAAAAGAAGTCAAGACACAGTTAGTTTTGGAAAAAATAGAAAAAACTGAGGAAATAAATGTTTCTGAGGAAGAAGTTGAAGAAGAAATCAAGCAGCTTTCAGAAAATTACAAGCAAAGTGTTGAAGATTTTAAGAAACATTTAAGTCCTGATGATATAGAATATATAAAGAGCGAATTAATTACAAGGAAGACAATTGACTTACTAGTGAGTAGCGCAAAATTGATTTAG
- a CDS encoding serine/threonine protein phosphatase, with amino-acid sequence MAVYAISDLHLALSIHKPMDIFGPRWEDYMEKLKMFWEETVANDDYVIIAGDVSWATYLKEAYEDFKFINSLPGNKIITKGNHDYWWTTQKKLCEFLDENDFNTIKFLQNSSIKVEDIIICGTRGWNCPGDEEFGPQDRKIYERELNRLKLSLASIKKEDNEKIMVVLHFPPFNSKGEPSDFIDIMKKNNVEICVYGHLHGASCLKAVEGTIEGISYSLISADYLGFKPIEISR; translated from the coding sequence GTGGCTGTTTATGCTATTTCAGATCTTCATCTTGCCTTGAGTATCCACAAACCTATGGATATATTCGGGCCAAGATGGGAAGATTACATGGAAAAATTAAAGATGTTCTGGGAAGAGACAGTTGCAAATGATGATTATGTCATTATAGCAGGGGATGTTTCCTGGGCAACATACCTGAAAGAAGCCTATGAAGATTTTAAGTTTATAAATTCCCTTCCCGGTAATAAGATTATTACTAAAGGAAATCATGATTATTGGTGGACTACTCAGAAAAAACTGTGTGAGTTTTTAGATGAGAATGATTTTAATACAATCAAGTTTTTACAGAACAGCAGTATAAAGGTTGAAGATATTATTATTTGCGGCACCAGAGGATGGAATTGCCCTGGTGATGAAGAATTCGGACCTCAGGACAGAAAAATATATGAAAGGGAACTCAACAGGTTGAAACTTTCACTTGCCAGCATAAAAAAAGAAGATAATGAAAAAATAATGGTTGTATTGCATTTTCCTCCCTTTAACAGTAAGGGAGAACCATCTGATTTTATAGATATTATGAAGAAAAATAATGTAGAAATATGTGTTTATGGACATTTGCACGGGGCAAGCTGTCTGAAGGCCGTTGAAGGAACGATAGAAGGTATATCCTATAGTCTTATTTCTGCGGATTATTTGGGATTTAAGCCAATAGAAATAAGCAGGTAG
- a CDS encoding proline--tRNA ligase — translation MGKDKKLVEEITSMDVDFAQWYTDVVKKADLADYSSVRGCMIIRPYGYAIWENIQKNLDARFKATGHENVYMPMFIPESLLEKEKDHVEGFAPEVAWVTHGGQEKLTERLCVRPTSETLFCDHYANIIHSYRDLPKLYNQWCSVVRWEKTTRPFLRTLEFLWQEGHTAHATAEEAQEETIRMLNVYADFCEEILAIPVIKGQKTEKEKFAGAKETYTIESLMHDGKALQTGTSHNFGDGFARVFNIQYTDADNQLKYVHQTSWGMTTRLIGAIIMVHGDDRGLVLPPEVAPIQLIIVPISQHKEGVLEKANEIKDRLSKVVRVKLDDSDKMPGWKFSEYEMKGVPVRLEVGPKDIEKNQVVLVRRDTHEKIFVTMDKLEESVAGLLKDIQKNLLEKARERRDKKTYTAVNIEELKNILDSTPGFVKAMWCGDRACEDEVKEKTGATARCIPFVQEKISDTCLCCNKPAKHMVYWGKAY, via the coding sequence ATGGGTAAGGATAAGAAATTAGTTGAAGAAATAACTTCCATGGATGTTGATTTTGCCCAATGGTATACGGATGTAGTAAAGAAAGCAGATTTAGCTGACTATTCAAGTGTAAGAGGCTGTATGATAATACGTCCATATGGATATGCTATCTGGGAAAATATTCAGAAGAACCTTGATGCAAGATTTAAGGCAACAGGACATGAAAATGTATATATGCCAATGTTTATTCCGGAAAGTCTTCTTGAAAAAGAGAAGGATCATGTTGAAGGTTTTGCACCGGAAGTTGCCTGGGTTACCCATGGCGGACAGGAAAAACTGACTGAAAGATTGTGTGTGCGTCCCACATCAGAAACCTTATTTTGTGATCATTATGCAAATATTATACATTCATACAGGGATCTGCCAAAGCTGTACAATCAATGGTGTTCAGTAGTCCGTTGGGAGAAGACAACTCGTCCTTTCTTAAGAACCCTCGAATTTTTATGGCAGGAAGGACATACAGCACATGCAACCGCAGAAGAAGCCCAGGAAGAAACTATTAGAATGCTTAATGTGTATGCAGATTTTTGTGAAGAAATACTGGCTATACCAGTGATTAAAGGACAGAAAACAGAGAAGGAAAAATTTGCAGGTGCAAAAGAAACCTATACAATAGAAAGTCTGATGCATGACGGTAAAGCTTTACAAACAGGGACCTCTCATAATTTTGGAGACGGATTTGCAAGAGTTTTCAATATCCAGTATACTGATGCTGATAACCAGCTTAAGTATGTCCATCAAACTTCCTGGGGAATGACTACAAGATTGATTGGTGCAATAATTATGGTACATGGTGATGACAGAGGTTTGGTTCTTCCTCCTGAAGTTGCCCCGATTCAGTTAATTATTGTGCCCATATCCCAACATAAAGAAGGTGTGCTGGAAAAAGCAAATGAAATAAAAGACAGGCTTTCAAAAGTAGTTAGAGTAAAACTTGATGACAGTGACAAGATGCCGGGCTGGAAGTTTAGTGAATATGAGATGAAAGGCGTACCGGTGCGGCTTGAAGTGGGTCCGAAAGATATAGAAAAGAATCAGGTAGTTTTGGTAAGAAGAGATACCCATGAAAAAATCTTTGTTACAATGGATAAACTTGAGGAGAGTGTAGCTGGTTTATTAAAAGATATACAAAAAAATCTTCTTGAAAAAGCAAGGGAAAGAAGAGATAAGAAAACTTATACAGCAGTTAATATTGAAGAGCTGAAAAATATACTTGATAGCACACCAGGGTTTGTAAAAGCTATGTGGTGCGGGGACAGAGCCTGTGAGGATGAAGTAAAAGAAAAAACGGGTGCTACTGCCAGGTGCATACCTTTTGTTCAAGAAAAAATCTCAGATACATGCCTGTGCTGTAATAAACCAGCAAAGCATATGGTTTACTGGGGTAAGGCCTATTAA
- a CDS encoding 2-C-methyl-D-erythritol 2,4-cyclodiphosphate synthase gives MKVGIGQDSHRFDFNNKEKVLILGGVEFPGHPPLLGNSDADVILHSLTNAVSGVTCVNILGKISDDMCLVKGITDSKVYLKEAIKYLGNSKIVHVSIAIECLTPKISPKISEIRESISRIMGISPESIGITATTGEGLTPFGRGEGIQVFSCITVE, from the coding sequence ATGAAAGTGGGAATAGGCCAGGACAGCCATAGATTTGATTTTAATAATAAAGAAAAAGTACTTATACTTGGAGGAGTAGAATTCCCAGGTCATCCTCCCTTGTTAGGAAACAGCGATGCGGATGTTATTCTCCACTCACTTACTAATGCTGTGTCAGGAGTAACCTGTGTGAATATTTTAGGCAAGATTAGTGATGATATGTGTCTGGTAAAAGGAATAACAGACAGTAAAGTATATTTAAAGGAAGCAATTAAATATCTTGGAAATAGCAAGATTGTTCATGTGTCTATTGCCATAGAGTGCCTGACTCCTAAGATAAGCCCCAAAATATCTGAAATCAGAGAAAGCATTTCCAGAATAATGGGTATTTCTCCTGAAAGCATAGGGATAACAGCAACTACAGGTGAAGGTCTGACTCCTTTTGGCAGAGGTGAAGGTATACAGGTTTTTAGCTGTATTACTGTAGAATAA
- the ispD gene encoding 2-C-methyl-D-erythritol 4-phosphate cytidylyltransferase, whose protein sequence is MAIWSKKTRNFFVSSIIAAAGKGTRMNLDINKQYVEICQIPLLARTLSVFQDCNLIDEIILVVNKDDFIYCKQEIVDRYDFTKVKSMVTGGNTRQDSVRNGLKEVYNRAEIVLIHDGARPFIRESSIAECINAACEYGAACVAVPVKDTIKRADSSGFVVETPDRSQLWQIQTPQAFKYDLILDAHKKAFEDGFYGTDDAVLVERLGYRLKLVRGSYNNIKITTAEDLLLAEAIIENKLI, encoded by the coding sequence ATGGCTATTTGGTCTAAGAAAACAAGAAATTTCTTTGTTAGCTCAATAATAGCGGCTGCCGGAAAAGGAACCCGCATGAATTTGGATATTAATAAGCAATATGTGGAAATATGCCAGATTCCTCTTTTGGCACGTACATTAAGCGTGTTTCAGGACTGCAATCTTATTGATGAAATAATATTAGTTGTTAATAAGGACGATTTTATATATTGCAAGCAGGAAATTGTGGACAGGTATGATTTTACAAAGGTCAAATCAATGGTTACAGGTGGAAACACCCGCCAGGACTCGGTTAGAAACGGCCTTAAAGAAGTCTATAACCGGGCTGAAATAGTATTAATACATGATGGAGCCAGGCCTTTTATCAGAGAAAGCAGTATAGCTGAATGTATAAACGCTGCCTGTGAATATGGGGCTGCTTGTGTAGCTGTACCGGTAAAGGATACTATCAAGAGGGCGGATTCTTCAGGATTTGTGGTAGAAACTCCTGACAGAAGCCAGTTGTGGCAGATACAGACACCACAGGCTTTTAAATATGACTTAATTCTGGATGCGCATAAAAAGGCTTTTGAAGATGGTTTCTACGGAACAGATGATGCAGTGTTGGTGGAAAGACTTGGATATAGGTTAAAACTTGTAAGAGGTAGCTATAACAACATTAAAATAACAACTGCGGAGGACCTGTTGTTAGCGGAAGCTATTATTGAAAATAAGCTGATATAA
- a CDS encoding TRAM domain-containing protein: MLNKVMKISFTLVGAITGFTISKTIFDNLNLALADSLELFLFIIISVLAGILFYTAANKIICTLIEILDKLEDSIQNITLYELIIGVIGLIIGLIVANLITIPFNRIEIIGLPISISVNVIFGCLGIAIVFSKKHEIQNGIFFSKFNNKLSKTSSDAKILDTSVIIDGRIVDILRSGFIEGELIVPSFVLEELRHIADSSDTLKRNRGRRGLDVLNMIQKELKHPVRIEDVGVPEGGEVDSELLNLAKKVGGKVVTIDYNLNKVASFKGVQVLNINELSNAVKPIALPGEEMTIQVIKDGKENGQGIGYLDDGTMIVIDGGRRFIGENVNVTVTSVLQTAAGRMIFAKPKLSDERAM, from the coding sequence GTGTTAAACAAGGTTATGAAAATTTCCTTTACCCTTGTAGGCGCTATTACAGGATTTACTATAAGCAAGACAATTTTTGATAATCTGAATCTGGCTTTGGCAGACAGTTTGGAATTATTTTTATTTATTATTATTTCAGTTTTAGCGGGTATTTTATTTTATACTGCTGCCAATAAGATAATATGTACACTTATTGAAATCCTGGACAAACTGGAGGATTCTATACAGAATATTACCCTGTATGAACTGATTATTGGAGTAATAGGACTTATAATTGGTTTGATAGTAGCGAATCTGATCACTATACCATTCAATAGAATTGAAATAATAGGACTTCCCATATCAATTTCAGTCAACGTTATTTTTGGATGCCTTGGTATCGCAATAGTATTCTCAAAGAAACATGAAATTCAAAATGGAATATTTTTTTCAAAGTTTAATAATAAATTATCGAAAACATCTTCAGATGCTAAAATTTTAGATACTAGTGTGATAATTGACGGAAGGATAGTAGATATTCTAAGGAGCGGCTTTATTGAAGGAGAGCTTATAGTTCCGAGCTTTGTATTGGAGGAATTGAGACATATAGCTGATTCTTCGGACACATTGAAGAGAAACCGGGGCAGAAGAGGGCTTGACGTCTTGAATATGATACAGAAAGAGTTGAAACATCCGGTCAGGATAGAGGATGTTGGAGTTCCTGAAGGAGGAGAGGTAGACAGTGAATTGTTAAACCTGGCGAAAAAAGTAGGCGGCAAGGTGGTCACAATAGACTACAATCTTAATAAAGTAGCCAGTTTCAAAGGAGTTCAGGTCCTCAATATTAATGAGCTTTCAAATGCAGTTAAACCTATTGCACTTCCGGGTGAAGAAATGACAATCCAGGTTATTAAGGATGGAAAAGAAAACGGGCAAGGAATAGGCTATCTGGATGATGGAACAATGATTGTTATTGATGGAGGAAGAAGGTTTATAGGAGAAAATGTAAATGTTACTGTAACAAGTGTTCTCCAGACTGCTGCAGGAAGAATGATTTTTGCAAAACCTAAATTAAGTGATGAAAGGGCAATGTAG
- a CDS encoding CarD family transcriptional regulator — MFHIGDKIVYPMHGAGIIESIEEKEILGQKQSYYVVRMPIGEMKVLIPIQNSREIGIREVISNQDADKVFDILLDQQKNCTSNWNKRYRENMLKIKSGNIFEVADVVRTLILREKEKGLSTGEKKMLNSAKQILISELVLAKGLDQDTIEVKINQCFEG; from the coding sequence ATGTTTCATATAGGAGATAAAATTGTATATCCTATGCACGGAGCAGGGATTATTGAGTCAATTGAAGAAAAAGAGATACTTGGGCAAAAACAAAGTTATTATGTTGTAAGAATGCCCATAGGTGAAATGAAAGTACTGATACCAATTCAGAATAGCCGGGAGATAGGTATCAGAGAAGTTATAAGCAATCAGGATGCGGATAAGGTATTTGATATTTTGCTTGACCAGCAAAAAAATTGTACAAGCAATTGGAATAAAAGGTACCGGGAAAATATGCTGAAAATTAAAAGCGGTAATATATTTGAAGTTGCAGATGTAGTCAGAACACTAATACTTAGGGAGAAAGAAAAAGGGTTATCTACCGGGGAAAAGAAAATGTTAAATAGTGCAAAACAGATTCTTATTAGTGAACTGGTTCTAGCAAAAGGCCTTGATCAGGATACCATTGAGGTGAAAATCAATCAATGTTTTGAAGGATAG
- a CDS encoding DUF1573 domain-containing protein, with the protein MKDMIMDEFQYSISELLNRNKSILDLITKFQDSNSRINRSIIKAVTHCGCLKINAKKQEFSENASLEEMKNLLSTHLEGSLCENCRDFIEKEIGRSMFYLASICNTLDLNLYDILIKEHENLKLLGKYNLR; encoded by the coding sequence TTGAAGGACATGATAATGGATGAGTTCCAGTATTCAATTTCCGAACTTCTTAACCGCAACAAAAGTATTTTGGATCTGATTACCAAATTTCAAGATTCTAATTCCAGAATTAACCGTTCCATCATCAAAGCAGTCACTCATTGCGGCTGTTTAAAAATAAACGCAAAAAAACAAGAGTTTTCCGAAAATGCCAGTCTTGAAGAAATGAAAAACCTTTTATCTACCCACCTTGAAGGTAGTCTTTGCGAAAACTGCCGTGATTTTATAGAAAAAGAAATTGGGAGAAGCATGTTTTATCTTGCTTCCATATGCAATACTCTTGATCTTAATCTGTATGATATTCTTATAAAAGAACATGAAAACCTAAAACTGCTTGGTAAGTACAATCTAAGGTAA
- the radA gene encoding DNA repair protein RadA: MAKLKSVYVCHECGYETSGWLGKCPSCNQWNTLIEEVRSDAAKSLQTFVSDAKPVRINDVRIVNEERFSTGIKEMDRVLGGGIVKGSLILVGGDPGIGKSTLMLQICQSIDFDKDIIYISGEESIKQIKIRADRLGINRSQLLLISETGFHSIEKLVESHKPGLVIIDSIQTIYNEQLTSAPGSISQVREATSGLMRLAKSTGTTIIIIGHVTKEGAIAGPRVLEHMVDTVLYFEGERHMSYRLLRAVKNRFGSTNEIGLFEMRDSGLAEIENPSLAMLSGKQEDVPGSVVVSSLEGTRPMLIEIQALVCESNFGMPRRMATGLDQNRINMLMAVLEKRVGFQLYNHDAYVNVVGGIRLDEPACDLGIICAIASSFRNVSVESSTVIMGEVGLTGEVRAISQIDKRILEALRLGFRNCVVPLGNFNSANQIKKEPGTNIYYVKNVQEALELVLP, encoded by the coding sequence GTGGCAAAGTTAAAATCTGTTTATGTCTGCCATGAGTGTGGATATGAGACATCCGGGTGGCTTGGGAAATGTCCTTCTTGTAACCAATGGAATACTTTGATTGAGGAGGTCAGGTCAGATGCTGCAAAAAGCTTGCAGACATTTGTCAGTGATGCAAAACCTGTCAGAATAAATGATGTCCGGATAGTCAATGAAGAACGTTTTTCCACAGGAATAAAAGAAATGGACCGGGTACTGGGCGGAGGTATTGTGAAAGGTTCTCTGATACTTGTGGGAGGAGATCCGGGAATAGGGAAATCCACTCTTATGCTCCAGATTTGCCAAAGCATAGACTTTGATAAAGATATTATATATATTTCTGGTGAAGAATCTATCAAACAGATAAAAATCAGAGCTGACAGATTGGGTATCAATAGATCTCAACTTCTGCTTATTTCAGAAACAGGATTCCATTCTATAGAAAAGTTGGTAGAAAGTCATAAGCCCGGACTTGTAATAATAGATTCAATTCAAACAATATACAATGAACAGCTTACCTCGGCTCCTGGGAGCATAAGCCAGGTAAGAGAAGCAACCTCAGGTCTCATGAGACTTGCCAAAAGCACCGGAACTACTATTATTATTATAGGTCATGTGACTAAGGAAGGAGCGATAGCCGGCCCCAGGGTACTTGAGCATATGGTGGATACAGTTCTGTACTTTGAAGGTGAGAGGCATATGAGTTATAGGCTGCTTAGAGCTGTAAAAAACAGATTTGGCTCTACCAATGAAATCGGCCTGTTTGAAATGAGAGATTCTGGCCTGGCAGAGATAGAAAACCCTTCATTGGCTATGCTTTCCGGAAAACAGGAAGATGTTCCGGGATCTGTTGTTGTATCAAGCCTTGAAGGCACAAGACCTATGCTTATAGAGATTCAGGCACTTGTATGTGAAAGCAATTTCGGAATGCCCAGAAGAATGGCTACCGGCCTTGATCAGAACAGAATAAATATGTTAATGGCGGTTCTTGAAAAAAGAGTAGGATTTCAGTTATATAATCATGATGCCTACGTAAATGTGGTAGGAGGAATAAGACTGGACGAGCCTGCCTGTGATCTCGGAATAATATGTGCTATTGCTTCCAGTTTCAGAAATGTGTCGGTTGAAAGTTCTACTGTAATAATGGGTGAAGTAGGACTAACTGGTGAAGTACGCGCAATAAGCCAGATAGATAAAAGAATTCTTGAGGCTCTTCGTTTAGGGTTTAGGAACTGCGTTGTTCCCTTGGGGAACTTTAACTCTGCAAATCAAATCAAGAAAGAGCCCGGCACTAATATTTATTACGTAAAAAATGTCCAGGAAGCTCTGGAACTGGTTTTACCTTAG
- a CDS encoding glycoside hydrolase — protein sequence MAKSYLNNAIIGNSRLLACLTDKGELIRFFWPNIDYQQHIENMYTGIFFIDRQSTTWLHETNWDHSQSYVEDTNIVRTLHKDGRNNLKVLQYDYALINRDIIIREYEIENTGIHEVNLAFILYSSATSTVYDLRSTLFDFDCDALIHYNHGHYISISADRIVWQFQLGNNAYENAGNGVLKGYDSIGMVPEGAMMWELGKFKPREKKKIIIFICAASTLKSVKTITRHIKSSNINHEYNDTVRYWHDYLKSARQICTGIESIDRLYKRSLLVFRLMADSRTGGILASAEIDEHFTKCGRYAYCWGRDAGFIASALDKCGLKEMVDKFYEWTANTQEDDGSWSQRYFMDGNLAPSWGLQIDETGTIIWGILQHYLQTGDAAFLTNMWNNVKKGVEFLIKFLDKSTGLPGPSYDLWEERFGVHAYSSAAVYAGICAGAEVAEILSIPGNNIEKWKKAAEELRNSIDKNLWSEDKGIFLRSILTKLNPWGYEPGNETKVIQVNQKGYKRDVTLTDNKADISLIGLAVPFGVYDVNDLKIKSTVRRIEERLTSYPTKGIKRYEEDNYIGGNPWVIATLWIALYYAKIKQYKKAKYYFDWAVKSCTEMGFLPEQVDRESGRPSWVIPLTWSHAMFILVLMELIDGEELKLWQS from the coding sequence ATGGCGAAATCCTATCTTAATAACGCTATAATTGGCAATTCACGGTTATTGGCATGTTTGACAGACAAGGGTGAATTAATAAGATTTTTTTGGCCTAATATTGATTATCAACAGCATATAGAAAATATGTATACCGGGATTTTTTTTATTGACCGGCAAAGTACCACATGGCTTCACGAAACAAACTGGGATCACAGCCAGAGCTATGTGGAAGACACTAATATTGTACGTACTTTGCATAAGGACGGCCGGAATAATCTCAAAGTGCTTCAATATGACTATGCACTAATTAACAGAGATATTATAATCAGAGAATATGAGATAGAAAATACCGGAATACATGAAGTCAATCTGGCGTTTATCCTTTATTCTTCTGCCACAAGCACTGTTTATGACTTGAGGAGTACACTGTTTGATTTTGATTGCGATGCTCTGATTCATTATAATCATGGACATTATATATCTATTTCTGCAGATCGGATTGTCTGGCAATTCCAATTAGGGAATAATGCTTATGAAAATGCCGGGAATGGGGTGCTGAAAGGTTATGACAGCATAGGAATGGTGCCGGAAGGAGCCATGATGTGGGAACTTGGTAAATTTAAACCAAGAGAAAAAAAGAAGATTATTATTTTTATATGTGCTGCAAGCACACTTAAAAGTGTTAAAACTATTACAAGACATATAAAAAGTTCCAATATAAATCATGAATATAATGATACTGTAAGATACTGGCATGACTATCTGAAAAGTGCAAGGCAAATCTGTACCGGTATAGAAAGTATAGACCGGTTATATAAACGATCTCTTCTGGTTTTCAGGCTTATGGCTGACAGCAGGACAGGTGGAATTTTAGCTTCTGCAGAAATTGATGAGCATTTTACCAAATGTGGGAGGTATGCATACTGTTGGGGAAGAGATGCAGGCTTTATCGCCAGCGCCCTGGATAAATGCGGATTAAAAGAAATGGTGGACAAATTCTATGAATGGACTGCAAATACACAGGAAGATGACGGATCATGGAGCCAAAGGTATTTTATGGATGGTAATCTGGCACCCTCATGGGGATTGCAAATAGATGAAACAGGCACTATTATTTGGGGCATATTACAGCATTATTTACAGACTGGTGACGCAGCTTTTCTAACAAATATGTGGAATAACGTAAAAAAAGGTGTTGAATTCTTAATTAAATTTTTAGATAAAAGCACAGGTCTTCCAGGACCCAGCTATGATCTGTGGGAAGAAAGGTTTGGTGTCCACGCATACTCTTCTGCGGCAGTATATGCAGGTATTTGTGCAGGGGCTGAGGTTGCAGAGATTCTTAGTATCCCGGGAAATAATATAGAAAAATGGAAAAAGGCGGCTGAAGAGTTAAGGAATTCTATTGATAAAAATCTATGGAGCGAAGATAAAGGTATATTTCTAAGAAGTATATTAACAAAGCTAAATCCCTGGGGATATGAGCCCGGAAACGAAACAAAGGTGATTCAGGTTAATCAAAAAGGATATAAAAGAGATGTAACCCTGACGGATAACAAAGCTGATATAAGCCTCATTGGGTTGGCAGTACCTTTTGGGGTATATGATGTAAATGATCTCAAAATTAAGAGCACTGTCAGGAGAATAGAAGAGAGACTTACTTCGTATCCCACAAAAGGAATCAAAAGATATGAAGAAGACAATTATATTGGAGGAAATCCATGGGTAATTGCAACTTTATGGATTGCTCTTTATTATGCAAAAATAAAACAATACAAAAAGGCGAAGTACTACTTCGATTGGGCGGTGAAATCCTGTACTGAAATGGGCTTTCTGCCTGAGCAGGTTGACAGGGAAAGTGGAAGGCCTTCCTGGGTTATTCCGCTGACATGGTCTCATGCTATGTTTATACTGGTGCTTATGGAACTTATAGATGGAGAGGAGTTAAAGTTGTGGCAAAGTTAA